TCTGCGCTCGCGTATCGAGTGCTTTGACGTGGGGACATAAATGCCGTTTCAGCCGATTCAGGCAGAAGAAATTCCGAAGCATCACCCGGTCCGGGCCTACCTCTGTCATTTCGAAGAACAGAAGACAATCTCGGGTGTGCTGTCTGGTCAGAAGTTTGATCCTTTGCAAGTTGGCGCTCTTCTCCCTTGGCTGCTTATTTTGGACGCGGTTCCTCGATGTAATCCTCCAGTCTATCGGTATCGTTTTGCGGGACCCAAATGCTGTGAGATGTTCGGGATCGACTACACAGGAAAACTACTTGGCGATGATCTGCCTGTTGAAGCTGCGGAGCGCCGTCGCCAGGAGTTTCATGAAGTAGTGGAAGGTCGCGTGCCAATTTTTGCCCGCACCAATATCCCTTTGCCCGGCAAAGAGCACAAACAGGTTTATCGAGGAGTCTTTCCACTCGCCAAACACGACTCTGATTATGCTGATCAGTTACACGTCGTCATTGCGCCAGTAGAAGAAGGGCGGTAGGTCCTACGTCGGTGGTATCGCCATCGACAGTTCGGCTTGTGATACAAGCCTTCTCTTTGTCTCTTCAGGCACATCATTCCAGTGTAGGTCTTTGAGCGCTCCCTCGAGTGAGTACAGATAGTAACAAACAGGGAGGTGTTTTCCAGGCGAGTTGGCTGACA
The DNA window shown above is from Parvibaculaceae bacterium PLY_AMNH_Bact1 and carries:
- a CDS encoding PAS domain-containing protein (Derived by automated computational analysis using gene prediction method: Protein Homology.) → MPFQPIQAEEIPKHHPVRAYLCHFEEQKTISGVLSGQKFDPLQVGALLPWLLILDAVPRCNPPVYRYRFAGPKCCEMFGIDYTGKLLGDDLPVEAAERRRQEFHEVVEGRVPIFARTNIPLPGKEHKQVYRGVFPLAKHDSDYADQLHVVIAPVEEGR
- a CDS encoding TfoX/Sxy family protein (Derived by automated computational analysis using gene prediction method: Protein Homology.), encoding MPVDSRPVGQLRNIGPTVARRLMEIGVRTRHDLKEVGPATAYVHMSANSPGKHLPVCYYLYSLEGALKDLHWNDVPEETKRRLVSQAELSMAIPPT